From a region of the Macrobrachium nipponense isolate FS-2020 chromosome 3, ASM1510439v2, whole genome shotgun sequence genome:
- the LOC135222443 gene encoding uncharacterized protein LOC135222443, with protein sequence MNLSFSRKQYNWMFITTNLTITLLGADFLKAQIMMVGIVEQQLITQPIPITPLPPTPAQEKSPLLQEFPKVFKDGLQQDLTKPAKHHIQHCIVTEDHPVHARFRRLTPEKLFHAKQAFEFMEQAGMCQKSSSPWVSTLLMAPKPDGTWQPCGNYQRLNIMTT encoded by the coding sequence ATGAATTTATCATTCAGCAGGAAGCAGTACAACTGGATGTTCATCACAACAAACTTAACAATCACACTTTTAGGAGCAGACTTCCTAAAAGCCCAAATCATGATGGTGGGTATAGTGGAACAGCAGCTGATCACACAACCCATCCCCATAACCCCTCTCCCTCCGACTCCAGCACAAGAGAAAAGTCCCCTCCTACAGGAGTTTCCAAAGGTATTTAAGGATGGCCTGCAACAAGACCTGACCAAACCCGCAAAGCACCACATCCAGCACTGCATAGTCACCGAAGATCACCCAGTGCATGCCCGTTTCAGAAGATTGACCCCAGAAAAACTCTTTCATGCCAAACAAGCTTTCGAGTTCATGGAACAAGCAGGAATGTGTCAAAAATCCTCCAGCCCCTGGGTATCTACCCTTCTCATGGCACCAAAACCTGATGGCACATGGCAACCCTGTGGCAACTACCAGAGACTTAATATCATGACTACCTAA